The following proteins are co-located in the Candidatus Paracaedibacter acanthamoebae genome:
- the rplU gene encoding 50S ribosomal protein L21, whose protein sequence is MFAIIKTGGKQYKVAEGDVVRVEKLNAEAGSTVDLSDILLVNDGKKDHIGGSSVAGATVTATVVEQMRDRKVIIFKKTRRHNYRRKNGHRQHLTVLKITKVALGK, encoded by the coding sequence ATGTTTGCAATAATTAAGACCGGTGGTAAGCAATATAAGGTCGCTGAGGGAGACGTCGTGCGCGTCGAAAAACTCAACGCCGAAGCCGGCAGCACAGTTGATTTAAGTGATATCCTTCTTGTTAATGATGGCAAGAAAGATCATATCGGTGGATCAAGTGTCGCTGGCGCCACAGTAACAGCAACTGTTGTAGAACAGATGCGCGATCGTAAAGTGATTATTTTTAAGAAGACCCGTCGTCACAATTACCGACGTAAAAATGGTCATCGTCAGCACTTAACAGTATTGAAGATTACTAAAGTGGCCCTTGGTAAGTAA
- the fliQ gene encoding flagellar biosynthesis protein FliQ has product MTPELVLEILDHSMIALVKLSLPMLLTGLVVGIVISIFQALTQIQETTLTFVPKMIALFIVLAFCMPFIGATLSSLTMELYSHIVDRQ; this is encoded by the coding sequence ATGACGCCAGAGCTTGTGCTTGAAATTTTAGACCATTCAATGATTGCCCTTGTCAAACTATCATTGCCAATGCTCCTCACAGGTTTGGTTGTTGGTATTGTTATTTCTATTTTCCAAGCCTTAACCCAAATTCAAGAAACGACATTAACATTTGTTCCCAAAATGATTGCTTTATTTATTGTTTTAGCATTTTGCATGCCCTTCATTGGGGCTACATTGTCATCTTTAACAATGGAACTCTACAGTCATATAGTTGATCGGCAATGA
- the fliR gene encoding flagellar biosynthetic protein FliR encodes MTHTFYFDDLYDYFFVFLRLSALLMFFPGIGETFIPARIRLLFAFVLTLIITPIVAIELPSSDLLTTQTLIFIVRETLFGAFLGILAKLLLNALQVTGTIIGMQTSLSGAAMLNPSLGMQDTAIGTILMFGATTLMFATDCHYLLIAALVTSYETFPVLEPIVIGDFSQAIIQMISKSFWLGVKLSFPVMIVGTLLNICTGLVNRLMPQMQVYFMFTPIQIFLGFLLLAVTISTVISIFIDHFREFLVGVANG; translated from the coding sequence ATGACTCATACATTTTATTTTGATGATCTTTATGACTATTTCTTTGTATTTCTTAGGCTTAGCGCCTTATTAATGTTTTTTCCAGGCATTGGTGAAACTTTTATACCAGCTCGCATCCGTCTGCTTTTTGCTTTTGTTTTAACCTTAATTATCACACCCATTGTGGCGATTGAATTACCGAGCAGTGATCTGTTAACCACTCAAACACTAATCTTTATAGTAAGAGAAACCCTTTTTGGAGCATTTTTGGGGATTTTAGCCAAACTCTTATTGAACGCCTTGCAGGTAACAGGAACTATTATAGGAATGCAAACCTCTTTATCAGGTGCTGCCATGCTAAACCCTAGCCTTGGCATGCAAGATACTGCTATTGGGACCATCTTGATGTTTGGGGCCACAACTCTTATGTTTGCAACTGATTGTCATTATTTGCTGATCGCAGCTCTTGTAACATCTTATGAAACATTTCCTGTCCTAGAGCCTATTGTGATAGGGGATTTTAGCCAAGCCATAATTCAAATGATTTCTAAAAGCTTTTGGTTAGGTGTTAAATTATCCTTTCCAGTGATGATTGTGGGAACATTACTGAATATTTGTACAGGTTTGGTCAATAGATTAATGCCGCAAATGCAGGTCTACTTTATGTTTACTCCTATACAAATTTTTTTAGGGTTTTTGCTGTTAGCTGTCACGATTAGCACTGTTATTTCTATTTTTATAGATCATTTTCGTGAGTTTTTAGTGGGGGTAGCTAATGGCTGA
- the flhB gene encoding flagellar biosynthesis protein FlhB: MAEGSDEDESSKTEEPTQHRLDEAFKKGQIAYSKEVLHWMMLGTAGLTIMMFSWFIGHKFRQSFSVYLIHPEQFFIDSETTAELLWRIIFDFFLLTLPLLGFYMAAALTGGFLQTKFAISTEALQLKFDRLSPMKGLQRIFSKKSLVEFVKGLFKIFIVGLALYIFFRSKLDQIEGLIFVPADKIIGILSGYIIKAIIIVISAMAIISIMDYLFQKFELLKSLRMTKDEVKREHKNLDGDPQIKHKRRQIAQQRIKMNLKEAVGRATAIITNPTHFAVAIEYNPDEMNAPIVIAKGVDTIALKMRELAKEKDIPIYENPPLARALYASVELEQEIPSEHYQAVAEVIRFVMKLKKQYF, encoded by the coding sequence ATGGCTGAAGGCAGCGACGAAGACGAAAGCTCCAAAACAGAAGAACCAACGCAGCATCGCCTTGATGAAGCCTTTAAAAAAGGGCAAATCGCCTATTCTAAGGAAGTATTACATTGGATGATGCTGGGAACGGCGGGACTAACGATAATGATGTTTTCTTGGTTTATTGGCCATAAGTTCCGTCAAAGCTTCTCAGTTTATTTAATCCATCCCGAACAATTTTTTATTGATTCTGAAACCACTGCTGAGCTGTTATGGCGCATCATTTTTGATTTCTTCTTACTAACGCTACCTTTATTGGGATTCTATATGGCAGCAGCCTTAACCGGTGGATTTTTACAAACAAAATTTGCCATATCGACAGAAGCACTCCAATTAAAATTTGATCGCTTATCCCCCATGAAAGGACTCCAACGTATCTTTTCAAAGAAGTCTCTCGTAGAGTTCGTCAAGGGCTTATTTAAAATTTTTATTGTAGGTTTGGCTTTATATATTTTTTTCCGATCTAAGCTTGATCAAATTGAAGGTTTGATTTTTGTACCAGCCGATAAAATCATAGGCATACTGTCGGGATATATCATTAAAGCGATTATTATAGTTATTTCCGCTATGGCGATCATTTCCATCATGGACTATTTATTCCAAAAATTTGAATTACTAAAGTCTTTACGGATGACAAAAGATGAAGTTAAACGCGAGCATAAAAACTTAGATGGTGATCCCCAAATTAAACATAAGCGCCGCCAAATTGCCCAACAACGAATTAAAATGAATCTAAAAGAAGCGGTGGGCCGCGCTACAGCAATTATAACCAACCCAACCCACTTTGCTGTTGCTATTGAGTACAATCCAGATGAAATGAATGCGCCTATCGTTATCGCCAAAGGTGTTGATACGATCGCCCTTAAGATGCGAGAGTTAGCCAAGGAAAAAGACATACCCATTTATGAAAACCCACCGTTAGCCCGTGCTTTATATGCAAGTGTTGAGTTAGAACAGGAAATTCCGTCTGAACATTATCAAGCGGTTGCAGAAGTTATTCGCTTTGTCATGAAGTTGAAAAAGCAATATTTTTAA
- a CDS encoding LysR family transcriptional regulator, with translation MSEIDLSIRAIDLSKLRLFYEIAKEGNMTRASQKLNLTQPAASKALLTLEDRIQTQLFDRVPSGMRLTPQGERLYLYAKEVLEKHEIFQRDFLERTEEISGDLILLLTPM, from the coding sequence ATGAGCGAAATAGATTTATCAATAAGAGCAATAGATCTCTCAAAGTTAAGGCTATTCTATGAAATTGCTAAAGAAGGAAATATGACCAGAGCCTCTCAAAAATTAAACCTCACTCAACCAGCTGCTAGTAAAGCGCTTCTTACACTGGAAGATCGGATTCAAACACAGCTTTTTGATAGAGTACCCAGCGGAATGCGCCTTACTCCCCAAGGAGAAAGATTATACCTATATGCTAAGGAAGTTCTTGAAAAACACGAAATTTTTCAACGAGATTTTTTAGAGAGAACAGAGGAGATAAGCGGCGATTTGATATTATTACTTACCCCTATGTAG
- a CDS encoding LysR substrate-binding domain-containing protein, with protein sequence MTYPYVGAEWLVPLLKDFLKRHPKVYAKIHLEPDDISPLKADVAICPYIPHQDFLIQKKLFDVNHQFYASKEYISNFGNPQVPEELDFHRLITYREDYYSPSRSTNRLTNIARSANFPRRPYFQVDSLHGMLNAALEGYGIVELPDFPQVLNSGLKIILPQIKGETIPMYYIFHENRKNSKKIKALYNYLFQKFNSKDN encoded by the coding sequence ATTACTTACCCCTATGTAGGAGCGGAATGGCTTGTTCCCCTTCTTAAAGACTTCCTAAAGCGCCACCCTAAAGTTTACGCAAAAATCCATTTAGAACCTGATGATATTAGCCCTCTGAAAGCTGATGTCGCAATTTGCCCTTATATCCCGCACCAAGATTTTCTTATACAAAAAAAATTGTTTGATGTTAATCATCAATTTTATGCCAGTAAAGAATATATATCAAACTTTGGGAACCCTCAGGTTCCTGAAGAATTAGATTTTCATCGTTTAATTACTTACAGAGAAGATTACTACTCTCCCTCTCGCAGTACGAATCGACTAACAAATATCGCTCGTTCTGCAAATTTTCCCCGACGACCTTACTTTCAAGTAGATTCTTTGCATGGGATGCTAAACGCAGCTCTTGAAGGATATGGAATTGTAGAATTACCAGATTTTCCACAAGTTCTAAACTCTGGATTAAAAATTATTCTTCCCCAAATTAAGGGAGAAACCATACCTATGTATTACATTTTTCATGAAAACAGAAAAAATTCTAAAAAAATTAAAGCACTCTATAATTATCTATTCCAAAAATTTAATTCCAAAGATAATTAA
- a CDS encoding HipA domain-containing protein, producing the protein MIIYLNNLPAGKIETIEEERQFTYHSAYLGRPGALPLSLSLPLDAEPYSEKFSKPFFDLISPDIWNSETDLELSCTGALSFKKAELSAAVFAELDVTDCEAQLNGHLVAIPDDRLISIADLQPMLPISIIDGELFQANHDTHNTHILKGNIGDLDDLVGNEIFVSLIAYNLGISVPMISRIHLGDTPALVMDRPDRHAPDTPKQLGEKIHHESFISALSNQFLGSRKNHQVSVEGQFELMRHHAVTPALDCRALIRVIALCLISGCDDFSLENQLVEILPYNACKLAPIAGFISSEIYPNTVKNLLDYLFSIQHFSALKKSHLNDLARKVRVNDKYLNGVISELCNLVPKISKEIFESFPSLKSPITLKIAKLIEQRSMVLKTLISSKGQATRKVALDQAV; encoded by the coding sequence ATGATCATTTACCTTAATAATCTACCGGCCGGGAAAATTGAAACCATTGAGGAAGAACGACAATTTACTTATCATTCAGCTTATTTAGGCCGTCCCGGTGCCCTTCCCTTAAGCTTATCCTTACCGTTAGATGCGGAACCCTATTCGGAAAAATTTAGCAAACCTTTTTTTGACCTTATTTCACCAGATATTTGGAATAGTGAAACGGACTTAGAGCTTTCTTGCACAGGGGCTCTCTCTTTTAAGAAAGCTGAACTCTCTGCTGCGGTGTTTGCAGAGCTAGATGTCACAGATTGTGAGGCACAGCTCAATGGCCATTTAGTTGCAATACCTGACGATCGTCTTATCTCTATCGCTGATCTTCAACCCATGCTGCCAATCAGTATTATAGATGGTGAACTGTTTCAAGCTAACCATGATACCCATAACACTCATATTCTAAAAGGTAATATAGGTGATTTAGACGATTTGGTCGGCAATGAAATTTTTGTTTCGCTTATTGCCTATAATTTAGGGATTTCTGTGCCGATGATTTCTCGTATCCATCTGGGCGATACACCAGCTCTCGTTATGGATCGGCCTGACCGTCATGCTCCTGACACGCCTAAGCAGTTAGGGGAAAAGATTCATCATGAATCATTCATCAGTGCATTAAGCAATCAATTCTTGGGAAGCCGCAAAAATCATCAAGTATCGGTAGAAGGACAATTTGAATTGATGCGCCATCACGCCGTAACCCCTGCCCTTGACTGCAGAGCTCTGATTCGAGTCATTGCTTTATGCTTAATTAGCGGGTGTGATGATTTTTCTTTAGAGAATCAGTTAGTTGAAATTTTACCCTACAATGCCTGCAAACTTGCCCCTATAGCTGGCTTTATTTCATCGGAAATTTACCCTAATACAGTCAAAAATCTGCTCGATTACTTGTTTAGTATTCAGCATTTTTCAGCTTTGAAAAAATCTCATCTTAATGATTTGGCCCGAAAAGTCAGGGTGAATGACAAGTATCTAAACGGTGTTATTTCTGAGCTTTGTAACCTCGTTCCAAAAATCTCTAAGGAAATATTTGAATCCTTTCCTTCCTTAAAATCGCCGATTACCCTTAAGATTGCAAAACTCATAGAGCAGCGATCAATGGTTTTGAAAACTTTAATCTCTAGTAAAGGACAAGCGACACGCAAAGTTGCTCTGGATCAAGCTGTTTAG
- a CDS encoding type II toxin-antitoxin system Y4mF family antitoxin: MIIKTPKDIGKLIRQKRKEQELTQVELAGLSDVGSRFLVELEQGKATIEIGKALQVMRMLGLSLGPISKSEAGQ; the protein is encoded by the coding sequence ATGATAATTAAGACGCCGAAGGATATTGGAAAATTGATCCGCCAAAAGCGCAAAGAGCAGGAATTGACCCAGGTTGAGTTGGCGGGGCTATCCGATGTGGGAAGTCGGTTTCTTGTGGAACTTGAGCAAGGCAAAGCAACCATTGAAATTGGCAAAGCTTTACAAGTGATGCGCATGTTGGGGCTTTCGTTGGGGCCGATTTCAAAGAGTGAGGCTGGGCAATGA
- the bioB gene encoding biotin synthase BioB: MKKWHLEEVLELFDMPFNDLLFKAHTIHRENFDPNEIQLSTLYNIKTGSCPENCSYCSQSAHFNTGLKKEPLKEIKDVLEKAQAAKANGSSRFCIGAAWRGPKDGDLDRVIEMVKEVKKMGLETCVTLGLLKKEQAEKLKEAGLDYYNHNIDTSESHYDKIITTRTFADRLETIQHVSDAGINVCCGGILGLGETVKDRAEMLLTLANMETPPKSVPINQLMQVPGTPLYGADSVDPIDFIRTIAVARILMPTSYVRLSAGRTEMSKEVQALCFFAGANSTFSGDQLLTADNPGLNEDALMFEKLGMVRI, from the coding sequence ATGAAAAAATGGCACCTTGAAGAGGTTCTAGAGTTGTTTGATATGCCTTTTAATGATCTTTTATTTAAGGCTCACACAATCCATCGCGAAAACTTTGATCCTAATGAAATTCAACTTTCGACCTTATATAATATTAAAACTGGCAGTTGCCCTGAGAATTGTTCTTATTGTTCTCAATCCGCCCATTTTAACACAGGGTTAAAAAAAGAACCTTTAAAGGAGATTAAAGACGTCCTAGAAAAAGCCCAAGCCGCCAAAGCAAATGGTTCGAGCCGCTTTTGTATTGGCGCGGCCTGGCGTGGGCCAAAAGACGGTGATCTGGATCGGGTCATTGAAATGGTAAAGGAAGTTAAAAAGATGGGGCTTGAAACCTGTGTAACACTTGGGCTTTTAAAAAAGGAGCAAGCAGAAAAGCTGAAAGAAGCCGGGTTAGATTACTATAACCATAATATTGATACCTCTGAAAGCCATTACGATAAAATCATTACCACCCGAACCTTTGCAGACCGCCTTGAGACGATTCAGCATGTGTCGGATGCGGGAATTAATGTTTGTTGCGGTGGAATTTTAGGACTAGGAGAAACAGTTAAGGATCGAGCGGAGATGCTCTTGACCTTAGCCAATATGGAAACACCACCTAAAAGTGTTCCTATCAACCAGCTAATGCAAGTGCCAGGGACGCCGTTATATGGAGCAGACAGTGTTGACCCTATTGACTTTATCCGTACAATTGCTGTTGCCAGAATTTTGATGCCAACGTCTTATGTGCGTTTGTCGGCTGGTCGGACAGAAATGTCTAAAGAAGTGCAGGCATTGTGCTTTTTTGCCGGCGCCAATTCTACATTTTCAGGCGATCAACTTTTAACAGCGGATAATCCTGGTCTTAATGAAGATGCCTTAATGTTTGAAAAACTAGGAATGGTCCGCATTTAA
- a CDS encoding disulfide bond formation protein B yields MRLEDLLTQRNFLFFSGLMALFSLACAFTAQYFFDIAPCVLCLYERYIYGGILLCGIVAAINFYPQLVYKLSGVILVGGIALAIYHMGVERHWWQGTAACHGIAAKAKSIEELRTLLYAKPMGRCDQASWSILGISATYINLLWFVGFLGLWEVVRRKNK; encoded by the coding sequence ATGAGATTAGAGGATCTGTTGACTCAACGAAATTTTTTATTTTTTTCAGGGTTAATGGCCCTTTTCTCCCTCGCCTGTGCCTTTACTGCACAATATTTCTTTGATATTGCGCCTTGTGTTTTATGTTTATATGAGCGCTATATTTACGGTGGAATTCTTCTCTGTGGTATTGTTGCCGCTATTAATTTTTATCCTCAATTAGTATACAAGCTATCTGGTGTTATCCTTGTGGGAGGAATAGCTCTGGCAATCTATCATATGGGGGTAGAACGCCACTGGTGGCAAGGAACCGCCGCCTGCCATGGTATTGCGGCCAAAGCTAAGTCAATTGAGGAATTAAGAACTCTCCTTTATGCAAAGCCAATGGGACGATGTGATCAAGCATCTTGGTCTATTCTAGGAATATCAGCAACTTACATTAATTTATTGTGGTTTGTTGGGTTTTTAGGATTGTGGGAGGTTGTGCGTCGCAAAAATAAGTGA
- a CDS encoding YqaA family protein, producing the protein MSVATQTENKSKLYQWLMQQATRPSAKFVLAAVAFAESSFFPLPPDFMLIPMAIANRAKAFVLAGICAISSVLGGILGYAIGFYFMSTLGQWVIDTYGLEQAFSGFQETFQSYGFWIIALKGLTPIPYKLVTIASGASKLDLGMFILASLISRTARFMMLSAIIWYFGEDAKQLFEKHFKWFTIGTILALVVGFFLVKAFL; encoded by the coding sequence ATGAGTGTGGCAACGCAAACTGAAAATAAATCAAAACTTTATCAATGGTTAATGCAACAAGCGACCAGACCGTCAGCAAAGTTCGTATTGGCAGCTGTTGCGTTTGCTGAAAGCTCATTTTTCCCCCTCCCCCCCGATTTTATGCTAATTCCTATGGCCATTGCGAATAGAGCCAAGGCTTTCGTTTTAGCAGGGATTTGTGCAATTTCTTCAGTTTTAGGCGGCATTTTAGGTTACGCCATTGGTTTTTATTTTATGAGCACTTTGGGGCAATGGGTTATTGATACGTATGGTTTGGAACAAGCTTTTTCTGGCTTTCAGGAAACCTTTCAGAGTTATGGGTTTTGGATTATCGCTTTGAAAGGGTTGACACCAATTCCTTATAAACTTGTTACCATTGCTAGTGGGGCTTCTAAGTTAGATCTAGGTATGTTTATCTTGGCTTCTCTGATCAGTCGAACAGCCAGGTTCATGATGTTATCTGCTATTATATGGTATTTTGGTGAAGACGCTAAACAATTGTTTGAAAAGCACTTTAAGTGGTTTACGATAGGTACTATACTGGCTTTAGTGGTTGGTTTCTTTCTGGTGAAGGCATTTTTATGA
- a CDS encoding ribonuclease D, which produces MNFILSKPSDLKHWCDYFTKVSAVAVDTEFCRVNTYWPKLALIQLSDGCETVLVDPLAKGIDLSPIRDLLANPCTVKIFHSCRQDLELLLKVFGELPTNIFDTQLAYTFLHPLEEVSLARMLEEQMGVVLNKSKQNTNWMRRPLSPSQLVYAANDVFHLPETKDLLSNKLKSLGRYNWFMEEQAAQFVLRTFAPTTSYWIRLAKRGNHKSRQLHILKSLCDWREIIAQELNYNRKRVLPDEVILQISEKGDLLEKPDVNIPAAYQAAFATLWEQISATPEDKWPPRLKRKPMTLQEQEHLERLRILLEKVATELHISPKLIATTDDLKSYVRGNQDSPFLKGWRLEVFGQAVKNL; this is translated from the coding sequence ATGAATTTTATTCTTTCCAAACCATCTGACCTTAAACACTGGTGTGACTATTTCACTAAGGTGTCTGCTGTTGCCGTTGATACAGAATTTTGCCGTGTTAATACGTATTGGCCTAAACTTGCCCTTATACAATTATCGGACGGCTGTGAGACGGTTTTAGTTGACCCTTTAGCTAAAGGCATAGATTTATCGCCCATCCGTGACTTGTTAGCAAATCCCTGTACCGTCAAAATCTTTCATTCATGCCGACAAGATCTCGAATTATTGCTAAAAGTTTTTGGGGAACTTCCCACTAATATCTTTGATACTCAGTTAGCTTATACGTTCTTACATCCGCTGGAAGAGGTTAGTTTGGCAAGAATGCTAGAAGAACAAATGGGGGTAGTCCTTAATAAATCAAAGCAAAATACAAACTGGATGCGTCGACCATTATCACCGTCCCAGCTGGTTTATGCCGCTAATGATGTTTTTCACCTCCCGGAAACCAAAGATCTATTAAGCAACAAGCTCAAAAGTCTTGGCCGGTATAATTGGTTCATGGAAGAACAGGCAGCTCAATTCGTGCTCCGAACATTTGCTCCAACGACAAGTTATTGGATACGGCTAGCAAAGCGCGGAAATCATAAGTCGCGTCAGCTTCATATTTTAAAATCTCTGTGTGATTGGCGAGAAATTATAGCACAAGAATTGAATTACAACCGCAAAAGAGTTCTGCCCGATGAGGTCATTTTGCAAATTTCTGAAAAAGGAGATTTGTTAGAAAAGCCGGACGTAAATATTCCTGCTGCTTATCAAGCAGCTTTTGCAACACTGTGGGAACAAATTTCTGCTACACCTGAAGACAAATGGCCGCCTCGCTTAAAGCGCAAACCTATGACATTACAGGAACAAGAGCATCTTGAACGTCTGCGAATTCTGCTTGAAAAAGTCGCAACTGAGCTTCATATATCCCCCAAACTTATTGCTACCACAGACGATTTGAAATCCTATGTACGCGGCAATCAGGATAGCCCCTTTTTAAAAGGATGGCGCCTAGAAGTTTTTGGCCAAGCAGTAAAAAATCTTTAA